In a single window of the Gammaproteobacteria bacterium genome:
- a CDS encoding chemotaxis protein CheW: MIDESSIASTPDAREILRARARVLARPPERTLAAETSLEVLEFRLAQECYALETRYVSEVQPLKDLTPLPCTPPFVPGVVNVRGRITPVIDIKKFFDLPDKGLTDLHRVILVRGNDLELGLLADVIVGVRIIPADSLQPSLPTLSGIRGDYLKGVTAQRLVVLDLERILIDPQILVHEEVE; the protein is encoded by the coding sequence ATGATTGATGAAAGCAGCATTGCATCCACGCCGGATGCCAGAGAAATCCTCCGCGCGCGCGCAAGAGTTCTGGCCCGCCCGCCGGAGCGCACTTTGGCGGCGGAGACTTCGCTCGAAGTCCTAGAATTTCGCCTGGCACAGGAGTGCTATGCACTGGAAACTCGTTACGTGAGTGAGGTGCAGCCGTTGAAAGACCTGACGCCCCTGCCTTGTACCCCGCCGTTTGTGCCTGGAGTTGTGAACGTGCGAGGCCGCATTACCCCGGTGATCGACATCAAGAAGTTCTTCGATCTTCCAGATAAGGGATTGACCGACCTGCACCGCGTCATCCTCGTGCGTGGCAACGATCTCGAACTGGGTTTGCTTGCGGACGTCATCGTGGGCGTGCGGATTATTCCCGCGGACAGCTTGCAGCCCTCGCTGCCAACTCTCTCAGGTATCCGCGGCGACTACTTAAAAGGCGTGACCGCACAACGTCTCGTGGTACTCGATCTGGAGCGGATCCTCATCGACCCGCAAATCCTGGTCCACGAGGAAGTGGAATAA
- a CDS encoding tetratricopeptide repeat protein, translated as MPNQVRKPRWSRLNDVIAESMGLHFPRARWDDMQRGLAGATQEFGFDDVTACVDWLLSAPPTNAQLQVLAGHLTIGETYFFRERRTLDALAEDILPALIHARRGGDQRLRIWSAACSSGEEPYSLAILLHRMLPDLRDWRVTITATDINARFLNKAVAGAYGEWSFRDAPVWLKQNYFDHSPAGRYTIIPEIRKLVNFAHLNLVEDVYPALPTDLSAMDVIVCRNALMYFTPPQMRKVIGNLRGALVEGGWLVVSPSEASKALFPQFLGVNFPGAILFQKSDTLPATEPQVASVPAFTVPAIEALLPWTLPAIIADLKPAAPREDPAGANAVRGPVGAAESLYQKGMFGDVVSALLSGSAEGPLDPAAASLLARALANQGRLVDALAWCDRWITADKLDPVAHYLRAVVLLEHGEPKQARASLRRAIYLDHGFVLAHFALGNLARSRGNAGEMDKHFANALYFLRRYRPDDRLPESDGLTAGQLTETLAAITDRENLP; from the coding sequence ATGCCAAACCAGGTGCGGAAGCCGCGGTGGTCGCGACTCAACGATGTCATCGCCGAGAGCATGGGACTGCATTTTCCGCGTGCGCGCTGGGACGATATGCAGCGTGGCCTCGCGGGAGCGACACAGGAGTTCGGCTTCGACGACGTTACCGCGTGCGTCGACTGGCTGTTATCGGCGCCGCCGACCAATGCGCAACTGCAAGTGCTGGCCGGCCATCTCACGATAGGCGAAACCTACTTCTTCCGAGAAAGGCGGACATTGGACGCGCTCGCCGAGGACATCCTGCCCGCGCTGATCCATGCGCGACGGGGCGGCGACCAGCGGCTGCGCATCTGGAGTGCGGCATGTAGCAGCGGCGAAGAGCCGTATTCGCTGGCGATACTGTTGCATCGAATGTTGCCCGATTTGCGCGACTGGCGCGTCACGATCACCGCGACAGATATTAACGCGCGCTTTCTCAACAAAGCCGTTGCTGGTGCCTATGGCGAGTGGTCATTCCGCGACGCGCCGGTATGGCTCAAGCAAAACTATTTCGACCACTCCCCGGCTGGCCGCTACACCATCATCCCCGAGATCAGAAAGCTCGTGAATTTTGCGCACCTGAACCTGGTGGAGGACGTTTATCCCGCACTGCCGACCGACCTCAGCGCAATGGACGTGATCGTCTGTCGCAACGCTCTGATGTACTTTACGCCGCCCCAGATGCGCAAGGTGATCGGCAATCTCCGCGGTGCGCTGGTCGAAGGTGGCTGGCTGGTGGTCAGCCCCAGCGAAGCGTCGAAGGCGTTGTTTCCCCAGTTTCTCGGCGTGAATTTTCCGGGCGCGATCCTTTTTCAAAAAAGCGATACATTGCCTGCGACTGAACCACAGGTGGCGTCCGTGCCGGCGTTTACCGTTCCGGCGATCGAAGCATTGTTGCCGTGGACTCTGCCCGCGATCATCGCGGATTTGAAGCCTGCTGCGCCACGGGAAGACCCCGCGGGTGCGAACGCAGTGCGTGGCCCCGTCGGCGCCGCGGAATCGCTTTATCAGAAAGGCATGTTTGGGGACGTGGTCAGCGCGCTGCTGTCCGGGTCTGCCGAAGGTCCGCTCGATCCAGCGGCTGCATCCCTGCTCGCACGCGCGCTGGCCAACCAGGGCAGGCTGGTCGACGCACTGGCATGGTGCGACCGCTGGATCACCGCCGACAAACTGGACCCCGTTGCCCACTACTTGCGTGCGGTTGTTCTGCTGGAGCACGGCGAGCCTAAGCAGGCGCGCGCATCGCTGCGGCGGGCGATTTATCTCGATCACGGCTTCGTGCTGGCCCACTTCGCGCTCGGCAATCTGGCTCGCAGCCGCGGCAACGCCGGCGAGATGGACAAGCATTTCGCCAATGCACTGTATTTCCTGCGCCGTTACCGACCGGACGATCGTCTCCCGGAGTCGGACGGCCTCACGGCCGGCCAACTCACAGAGACCCTCGCTGCAATTACCGACCGTGAAAATTTGCCATGA
- a CDS encoding VOC family protein — protein MQPIANIDVDDLKKGIEFYTRGLSLRVGRRLGGTIVELLGASIPIYLLENAAGSAASALPAVPRNYARHWTPVHLDFVVEEIEYAVANARAAGAKLEGDVETHVWGRIAHFSDPFGNGFCLLEFRGAGYDEIARNDS, from the coding sequence ATTCAACCGATCGCAAATATCGATGTCGATGACCTCAAGAAGGGTATCGAATTCTACACCCGTGGATTAAGCCTTCGAGTCGGACGCCGGTTGGGCGGCACGATCGTCGAACTGCTCGGCGCGTCGATACCGATCTATCTACTGGAGAACGCCGCGGGCAGCGCCGCGTCTGCGCTTCCAGCAGTGCCGCGGAACTACGCACGTCACTGGACACCGGTGCACCTCGACTTTGTCGTCGAAGAGATCGAGTATGCGGTTGCCAACGCGCGGGCCGCGGGCGCCAAGCTCGAAGGTGACGTTGAAACGCACGTCTGGGGCCGCATCGCCCACTTTAGTGATCCATTCGGTAATGGCTTCTGCCTGCTGGAATTCAGGGGCGCAGGCTACGACGAGATCGCGCGTAACGACAGTTGA
- a CDS encoding AmpG family muropeptide MFS transporter: MLFLGFSAGLPFLLVFSTLSAWLSDANVSHGAIGFFSWVGITYSIKVLWAPVVDRVRIPWLTRKLGKRRSWMLVAQFVIALGLLGMAMIDPAQQLAYIAVCALMVAFGSATQDVAIDAYRIEAVIKERQAAMAATYILGYRVALLIAGAGALYIAEFGSWPAAYVSMAALMAIGVLTVLAIAEPEHTVERDAYQREVRVVAFMERSAHLPPRLRGAMAWFIGAVVCPFLDFFARNGVKMALVMLLFIGAFRISDITMGVMANPFYLDLGFSKAEVASVTKVFGFFMTIIGAAAGGLLVVRYGIMRPLLLSAVLAAATNLLFSLLAVMGPDLSLLAVTISADNLVGGLAGSVFIAYLSSLTNTAYTATQYALFSSLMTLPGKFLGGFSGLVVEAQGYFAFFIYSALIGVPAVLMVLYLIRTANADQSQVRRLPAKDAEA, from the coding sequence ATGCTGTTTCTCGGGTTCTCGGCGGGGCTGCCATTTCTGCTGGTATTTTCGACGTTATCCGCGTGGCTGTCCGATGCGAATGTCAGCCACGGCGCGATCGGTTTTTTCAGTTGGGTCGGCATCACGTATTCGATCAAGGTGCTGTGGGCGCCGGTGGTCGATCGCGTGCGCATCCCGTGGCTGACGCGAAAGCTGGGCAAACGCCGTAGCTGGATGCTGGTGGCGCAGTTCGTAATCGCGCTGGGCCTGCTGGGCATGGCGATGATCGACCCCGCGCAGCAGTTGGCATATATCGCCGTGTGTGCACTGATGGTAGCGTTCGGTTCGGCGACCCAGGATGTCGCGATCGACGCGTACCGCATCGAGGCGGTGATCAAGGAGCGCCAGGCGGCTATGGCGGCGACCTATATTCTCGGCTACCGCGTGGCCTTGCTGATCGCCGGCGCCGGCGCGCTGTACATCGCCGAGTTCGGTTCTTGGCCCGCCGCGTATGTGAGCATGGCCGCGTTGATGGCCATCGGCGTGCTGACCGTGCTGGCGATCGCGGAACCGGAGCATACTGTTGAGCGCGACGCTTATCAGCGGGAGGTGCGCGTGGTCGCCTTCATGGAACGCTCAGCGCATCTGCCGCCGCGGTTGCGCGGCGCGATGGCATGGTTTATCGGCGCGGTAGTGTGTCCGTTTCTCGATTTTTTCGCCCGCAACGGCGTGAAAATGGCGCTGGTGATGCTGCTGTTCATCGGGGCATTCCGGATCAGCGACATCACCATGGGCGTGATGGCGAATCCGTTTTATCTTGACTTGGGCTTCAGCAAGGCCGAGGTCGCCAGCGTCACCAAGGTATTCGGGTTTTTCATGACCATCATTGGCGCCGCCGCGGGCGGTCTGCTGGTGGTGCGTTACGGCATCATGCGGCCGTTGCTGCTGAGCGCGGTTCTGGCCGCGGCCACCAATCTGCTGTTCTCGCTGCTGGCGGTGATGGGCCCGGATTTGTCGTTGCTGGCGGTAACCATAAGCGCCGATAACCTCGTCGGGGGCTTGGCCGGTTCGGTATTTATCGCCTATCTGTCGAGCCTCACTAACACTGCGTACACGGCCACGCAATACGCCTTGTTCAGCTCGCTGATGACCTTGCCGGGAAAATTCCTAGGCGGATTCTCGGGTCTTGTCGTCGAAGCCCAGGGTTATTTCGCGTTTTTTATCTACTCCGCGCTCATAGGCGTGCCGGCGGTGTTGATGGTGCTCTATTTGATACGCACGGCCAATGCGGATCAATCTCAAGTCAGGCGTCTTCCAGCGAAAGACGCGGAGGCTTGA
- the xth gene encoding exodeoxyribonuclease III, translating to MRIITLNANGIRSAARKGLFDWLAIQNADIVCLQETKAQEHQLADVCFRPDGLHCRYMDAFKKGYSGVAVYARRPPDKVIAGLGWQEFDAEARYLEMRFGKLGVVSLYLPSGTSGEIRQAAKIRFMDQFLPYLKKLRRSRREYVICGDWNIAHKTIDLKNWRSNQKNSGFLPEERAWLDVVFEQVGWVDAYRHLHPTAEGESYTWWSNRGQAWAKNVGWRLDYQVVTPALRDKIQRASVYKEQRFSDHAPLTIDYDVTL from the coding sequence ATGCGCATTATCACTCTCAACGCCAACGGCATCCGCTCGGCCGCCCGCAAAGGTCTGTTCGACTGGCTTGCAATACAGAATGCCGACATCGTCTGCCTGCAGGAAACCAAGGCGCAGGAACACCAGCTCGCCGACGTGTGCTTCCGGCCCGATGGCCTGCATTGTCGTTACATGGATGCGTTCAAGAAGGGCTACAGCGGTGTCGCCGTGTACGCGCGCCGGCCACCGGACAAGGTCATCGCAGGTCTGGGCTGGCAAGAATTCGACGCGGAAGCGCGGTATCTGGAGATGCGTTTCGGAAAATTGGGTGTGGTATCGCTGTACCTGCCGTCCGGCACCAGCGGCGAGATCCGTCAGGCAGCCAAGATCCGCTTCATGGATCAGTTTCTGCCATACCTCAAAAAACTGCGGCGCAGCCGCCGTGAATACGTCATCTGCGGCGACTGGAACATCGCGCACAAGACCATAGACCTCAAAAACTGGCGCAGTAACCAGAAGAACTCCGGCTTTCTGCCCGAAGAGCGCGCGTGGCTGGATGTCGTATTCGAACAAGTCGGCTGGGTGGACGCCTACCGGCATTTACATCCGACTGCGGAAGGCGAGTCATACACCTGGTGGTCCAACCGAGGCCAGGCCTGGGCGAAAAACGTGGGATGGCGGCTCGATTATCAGGTCGTCACGCCAGCGCTCCGGGACAAAATTCAGCGCGCTTCGGTTTACAAGGAACAACGCTTTTCCGACCATGCGCCGCTGACTATCGATTACGATGTGACGCTATAA
- the pyrE gene encoding orotate phosphoribosyltransferase has product MTFKNEFLELAIARGALRFGEFKLKSGRISPYFFNAGQFSGGGALASLGQYYARSITASGLQFNMLFGPAYKGIPLATAAAIAFAGQGRDVPCAFNRKEIKDHGEGGALMGAPLAGRVLIVDDVITAGTAIRESVRIIEAAGAKAVGVAIALDRQERGHGDLSAVQDVEAQYGLKVVAIASLADLLAFVKIKPQMAATREAMENYRTLYGA; this is encoded by the coding sequence ATGACTTTTAAAAACGAATTCCTGGAGCTCGCCATCGCGCGGGGCGCGCTGCGTTTCGGCGAGTTCAAGTTAAAATCGGGGCGCATCAGTCCGTATTTTTTCAACGCCGGCCAGTTCAGCGGCGGCGGCGCTTTGGCCAGCCTGGGGCAATACTATGCGCGATCGATTACCGCTTCAGGCTTGCAGTTCAACATGCTGTTCGGCCCCGCATACAAGGGCATTCCGCTGGCGACCGCTGCGGCGATCGCGTTTGCGGGCCAGGGGCGCGACGTGCCCTGTGCGTTCAACCGCAAGGAAATCAAGGATCACGGCGAGGGCGGCGCCCTGATGGGCGCGCCACTGGCCGGCCGGGTATTAATCGTGGACGATGTAATCACCGCCGGCACCGCCATTCGCGAGTCCGTGCGGATCATCGAAGCCGCAGGTGCGAAGGCGGTGGGCGTTGCGATCGCGCTGGATCGACAGGAGCGGGGGCACGGTGATTTGTCGGCTGTGCAGGACGTGGAAGCGCAATATGGGCTGAAGGTAGTCGCCATCGCGTCGCTCGCTGACCTGCTGGCGTTCGTTAAGATTAAACCGCAGATGGCGGCGACTCGCGAAGCGATGGAAAATTACCGGACCCTGTACGGTGCGTAA